In a genomic window of Anser cygnoides isolate HZ-2024a breed goose chromosome 26, Taihu_goose_T2T_genome, whole genome shotgun sequence:
- the LOC125181005 gene encoding fumarylacetoacetate hydrolase domain-containing protein 2-like, with amino-acid sequence MPPGRLPAALPRAMRLVRFQGPGGGEPRLGLEEEEGGGLVDLSGAEPSLPRSMRAFLETGEHGLAAARRALASGQHRLPRAGARLLAPIGDPEKVICVGLNYRDHCLEQDVKVPKEPLIFSKFPSAIAGPFDDIVHPAESSEVDWEVELAAVIGKTGRHIQESAALEHVVGFTVANDVSARDWQMRRNGRQWLLGKTFDTFCPLGPAIVTKDSVTDVHNLSIRCSVNGQLMQSSSTKQLVFRLPQLVAWVSRFVTLRPGDVLLTGTPPGVGVFRKPPVFLKPGDEVRCEIEELGAICNKVV; translated from the exons ATGCCCCCCGGCCGCTtgcccgcggcgctgccccgcgCCATGCGCCTCGTCCGCTTCcagggccccggggggggcgagccccggctggggctggaggaggaggagggcggggGCCTGGTGGACCTCAGCGGGGCCGAGCCCTCGCTGCCCCGCTCCATGCGAGCCTTCCTGGAGACCGGCGAGCACGGCCTGGCCGCAGCCCGCAG AGCGCTGGCCTCGGGCCAGCACCGCCTGCCGAGGGCGGGGGCGCGGCTGCTGGCCCCCATCGGCGACCCCGAGAAGGTGATCTGCGTGGGGCTCAACTACCGCGACCACTGCCTGGAGCAGGACGTCAAGGTGCCCAAGGAGCCCCTCATCTTCAGCAAGTTCCCCAGCGCCATCGCCGGGCCCTTCGACGACATCGTGCACCCGGCCGAGAGCAGC GAGGTGGACTGGGAGGTGGAGCTGGCCGCCGTCATCGGGAAGACGGGGCGGCACATCCAG gagtcGGCGGCGCTGGAGCACGTCGTGGGCTTCACCGTGGCCAACGATGTCAGCGCCCGGGACTGGCAGATGCGGAGGAACGGGAGGCAGTGGCTGCTGGGGAAAACCTTCGACACCTTCTGTCCCCTGGGGCCGGCCATTGTCACCAAGGACTCGGTGACAG ACGTCCACAACCTGAGCATCCGCTGCAGCGTCAATGGGCAGCtgatgcagagcagcagcaccaagcaGCTCGTCTTcaggctgccccagctcgtCGCATGGGTCTCCCG GTTCGTCACGCTGCGCCCCGGGGACGTGCTGCtcacggggaccccccccggtgTGGGGGTTTTCCGGAAGCCCCCCGTGTTTCTCAAG CCAGGCGACGAGGTGCGCTGCGAGATCGAGGAGCTGGGCGCCATCTGCAACAAGGTGGTGTGA
- the LOC106048913 gene encoding LOW QUALITY PROTEIN: serine/threonine-protein kinase 10-like (The sequence of the model RefSeq protein was modified relative to this genomic sequence to represent the inferred CDS: inserted 1 base in 1 codon) — MAFLRRLFRLGPEKKKPRRCEHVKRDVDPEEAWLVLGELGDGAFGKVFKAQNKATGALAAAKVIETPSEEELEDYAVEIEILAGCDHPNITKLLDALYWDGRLWILVEFCPGGAVDAAILELEKGLTEEQIRAACKQLLLALQYLHGCKIIHRDVKAGNVLLTLDGDIKLADFGVSAKNSSTIQRRASFIGTPYWMAPEVVQCETSKENPYGYKADIWSLGITLIEMAEMEPPHHELNPLRVLLKIAKSQPPTLRHPKRWSEDFKDFLRKSLEKSPEARWSATQLLQHPFVAGVSDKRPLRELVAEARADVLEEEDEEEAPVPSPVQEHGGSSCPPSPRGPLEHQPPAPAGGLGEEPPVRTEVVPRSKTASGDLKPARRKYSPMPTGSLRLPSRKPSEFLKLMRRRSLFGGVKSQETAQEQHGGEASSLERMALGAPQGTAEAGGDIQGCQQEGSVPLGTPCTPAEPPPGRSQEGDLPETQEPRLGPEAEEASQHTDTAPVDETPAEGQLAAPLSPVSPPKTDEKKESSDAAARSSPVLPRPPGGADGDQCGGSAVGVLGEDPGGRRTKQRLGWAGAHTEQQPWGSSQLVAALDLWPLGTKARSFKKLAEHQCWVTATLRGLKVEAGSIGAGGGPGKDGDGAERAPTGPGGDGEPEDTKTEGERVLQEGASLVPRAMEEEAVGSEVLEEGQEPPTGRGEDGERNEGEKNSAECEPIAGSSALVRQELGREEEKATNNDETPVETSPGEAPVPAEAQLEDDFGEGRLAGDPNAAGDAASLAEPMPAGEELEAAPARGGPVGEGAQNAAGDSSSVEIPAALKEAEEKAENSPRDNTPGDANGNSWRGHDGDDGELGDGARLGDGAQLAPAPGGPLRDGPEEEVRAAWEGDAPDPSVTSKQGEEPPPTENPEVVQGLSTLPVTSQPSPSVGEAQQPQDPPLLRRTVRKTRRFVVDGEEVSVTTARTASRAGPRDEKTRSARRQELRELRVLQKEEQRAQSQLEQRFHQQREQMFRHIEQEMTSKKEYYDREVGSWERRHRQLKECQELKYTARLRDEAKRLKALQEKDCRRRLQELKGDGKEVRVWDGAVPPWLCHQDTCHWGPSALGXPQEQRFLQQQQQELNAALQKVVQEHKKKMTSIDWECISKIHSLRRAREAVVWSMEQGHLQEKYQLFRQQVTEQHALQRQQLRRRHEKDTERAHRFHQLSLEELRSQQAQERAQLLKSQRCDAKTRLALFKGNLKSQGNGAEQRELAKQFLQQEERRQQAEVRRQQEQQAQELQQLQRQQAESLVELEQMQREKMKLLEEQERRQLGRLEEEHAMELSEWKQRLAARKEMLEEELGNALPAQRHGELHGTHGGSRTSRFFHLPS; from the exons atggcttTCCTCCGGAGGCTTTTCCGCTTGGGTCCGGAGAAGAAGAAGCCGAGGCGGTGCGAGCATGTCAAGCGGGACGTCGACCCCGAGGAGGCCTGGCTGGTGCTGGGCGAGCTGGGCGACGGGGCCTTCGGCAAGGTCTTCAAG GCACAAAACAAGGCGACGGGGGCGCTGGCGGCGGCGAAGGTGATCGAGACGCCGAgcgaggaggagctggaggattACGCGGTGGAGATCGAGATCCTGGCGGGCTGCGACCACCCCAACATCACCAAGCTCCTGGACGCGCTCTACTGGGACGGGCGGCTCTGG ATCTTGGTGGAGTTTTGTCCCGGCGGGGCCGTGGATGCAGCGATTTTGG AGCTGGAGAAGGGGCTGACGGAGGAGCAGATCCGAGCGGCgtgcaagcagctgctgctggcactgcagtACCTGCACGGCTGCAAGATCATCCACCGCGACGTGAAGGCCGGCAACGTCCTGCTCACCCTCGATGGGGACATCAAGCTGG CCGATTTCGGCGTCTCTGCTAAAAACTCCAGCACCATCCAGCGCCGGGCGTCCTTCATTGGCACCCCGTACTG GATGGCCCCGGAGGTGGTGCAGTGTGAGACGTCCAAGGAGAACCCCTACGGCTACAAGGCCGACATCTGGTCCCTGGGCATCACGCTGATCGAGATGGCCGAGATGGAGCCCCCCCACCACGAGCTGAACCCCCTGCGGGTGCTGCTGAAGATCGCCAAGTCCCAGCCGCCCACCCTGCGTCACCCCAAGAGGTG GTCCGAAGACTTTAAGGACTTCCTGAGGAAATCCTTGGAGAAGAGCCCCGAGGCGCGCTGGTCGGCCAcgcagctgctgcag CATCCCTTCGTGGCGGGCGTCTCCGACAAGCGGCCGCTGCGGGAGCTGGTGGCCGAGGCCCGGGCAGACgtgctggaggaagaggatgaagaggaagCTCCGGTCCCCTCG CCTGTCCAGGAGCACGgaggctcctcctgccccccatcCCCGAGGGGGCCCCTGGAGcatcagcccccagccccagcggggGGGCTCGGCGAGGAGCCCCCCGTCCGGACGGAGGTAGTGCCCAGGAGCAAGACAGCGTCCGGCGACTTGAAGCCAGCGAGGAGGAAATACTCGCCCATGCCCACGGGCTCCCTGAGGCTCCCCTCGAGGAAGCCGTCCGAATTCCTCAAGCTGATGCGGCGCAGGTCGCTCTTCGGGGGGGTCAAGTCCCAAGAAACGGCTCAGGAGCAGCACGGGGGGGAGGCGAGCAGCTTGGAGCGGATGGCGCTGGGTGCGCCCCAAGGGACGGcggaggcaggaggagacatCCAGGGGTGCCAGCAGGAGGGGAGCGTCCCTCTGGGGACACCCTGCACccccgctgagccccccccggggcgaaGCCAGGAGGGAGACCTTCCTGAAACGCAAGAACCCCGGCTTGGACCCGAGGCTGAGGAGGCAAGCCAACACACCGATACAGCACCCGTGGATGAAACGCCTGCGGAGGGACAGCTCGCAGCCCCGCTGAGCCCCGTTTCACCCCCCAAAACTGATGAGAAAAAGGAATCAAGTGATGCTGCTGCTCGTAGCTCTCCGGTCCTGCCCAGGCCCCCAGGTGGAGCTGATGGGGACCAGTGTGGAGGCTCAGCCGTGGGGGTGCTGGGTGAGGACCCAGGAGGACGGAGGACGAAGCAGcgcctgggctgggctggcgcCCACACCGAGCAGCAaccgtggggcagctcccagctggtGGCGGCCCTGGACCTGTGGCCCTTGGGGACCAAAGCCCGGAGCTTCAAGAAGCTCGCAGAGCATCAGTGCTGGGTCACGGCGACCTTGCGAGGTCTGAAAGTTGAGGCTGGCTCCATCGGGGCTGGAGGTGGCCCTGGGAAGGACGGGGACGGAGCAGAGAGGGCACCCACGGGACCTGGAGGTGATGGGGAGCCTGAGGACACCAAAACAGAGGGGGAaagggtgctgcaggagggggcaTCATTGGTGCCCCGTGCGATGGAGGAGGAAGCTGTGGGGTCAGAAGTGCTCGAGGAGGGGCAGGAGCCCCCGACCGGTCGGGGAGAGGATGGAGAGAGGAACGAGGGGGAGAAAAACTCAGCCGAGTGCGAGCCCATCGCTGGCTCCTCGGCCCTGGTTAGGCAGGagttggggagggaggaggaaaaagccaCCAACAATGATGAAACTCCGGTGGAAACTTCTCCCGGTGAAGCCCCGGTGCCGGCAGAAGCCCAACTGGAAGATGACTTTGGCGAAGGGCGTTTGGCTGGAGACCCCAACGCAGCGGGGGATGCAGCCAGCCTGGCCGAGCCGATGCCGGCgggagaggagctggaagcagccCCTGCAAGAGGGGGACCTGTCGGTGAGGGAGCCCAGAATGCAGCAGGGGATTCATCCAGTGTGGAGATCCCGGCGGCGCTTAAAGAAGcggaagagaaagcagagaacagCCCCAGAGACAACACGCCAGGGGATGCTAATGGGAACAGCTGGAGGGGACACGATGGGGACGACGGAGAGCTCGGAGATGGGGCACGGCTCGGAGATGGGGCACAGCtcgctccagctcctggagggCCTTTGAGGGATGGACCCGAAGAGGAG GTGCGGGCAGCGTGGGAAGGGGACGCACCGGACCCATCCGTCACATCAAAGCAAGGAGAAGAGCCACCTCCCACTGAAAACCCTGAGGTCGTACAAGGTCTGAGCACCCTCCCCGTGACATCGCAGCCCTCTCCCTCCGTCGGGGAAGCCCAGCAG CCTCAGGACCCCCCCTTGCTGCGAAGGACGGTGAGGAAAACCCGCAGGTTCGTGGTGGACGGCGAGGAGGTGAGCGTGACGACCGCCAGGACGGCCAGCAGGGCCGGGCCGAGGGACGAGAAGACGCGCTCGGCTCG GCGCCAGGAGCTCCGCGAGCTGCGGGTGCTGCAGAAGGAGGAGCAGCGGGCGCAgagccagctggagcagaggTTCCACCAGCAGCGGGAGCAGATGTTCCGCCACATCGAGCAGGAGATGACG AGCAAGAAGGAGTACTACGACCGGgaggtggggagctgggagcggCGCCACCGGCAGCTGAAGGAGTGCCAGGAGCTCAAGTACACGGCCAGGCTGCGCGACGAGGCCAAGCGCCTCAAGGCCCTCCAGGAGAAGGactgcaggaggaggctgcaggagctgaagggTGATGGGAAGGAGGTGAGGGTCTGGGACGGCGCTGTCCCCCCCTGGCTGTGCCACCAGGACACGTGCCACTGGGGACCGTCTGCTTTGG GGCCGCAGGAGCAGCggttcctgcagcagcagcagcaggagctcaaCGCGGCGCTGCAGAAGGTGGTCCAGGAGCACAAGAAGAAGATGACGTCCATCGACTGGGAGTGCATCAGCAAGATCCACAGCCTCCGACGAG CCCGCGAGGCGGTGGTGTGGagcatggagcaggggcacctGCAGGAGAAGTACCAGCTCTTCAGGCAGCAGGTGACGGAGCAGCACGCGCTGCAGCGGCAGCAGCTCCGCAGGCGCCACGAGAAG GACACGGAGCGGGCGCACCGCTTCCACCAGCTCTCGCTGGAGGAGCTGAGGAGCCAGCAGGCCCAGGAGCGGGCCCAGCTGCTGAAAAGCCAGCGCTGCGACGCCAAAACGCGCCTGGCCCTCTTCAAGGGCAACCTGAAGAGCCAGGGCAACGGGGCCGAGCAGAGAGAGCTGGCCAAGCAG ttcctgcagcaggaggagaggcgGCAGCAGGCGGAGGTGCggcggcagcaggagcagcaggcgcaggagctgcagcagctgcagcggcAGCAGGCCGAGAGCTTGGtggagctggagcagatgcAG AGGGAGAAGAtgaagctgctggaggagcaggagaggaggcAGCTGGGCCGGCTAGAAGAGGAGCACGCCATGGAGCTCAGCGAGTGGAAGCAGCGGCTGGCTGCTCGCAAGGAG AtgctggaggaggagctggggaacGCGCTGCCGGCGCAGCGGCACGGAGAGCTGCACGGCACCCACGGCGGCAGCAGGACCAGCCGCTTCTTCCACCTCCCCTCCTGA